The genomic interval AGTGCGGGACATCCTTTGGGAACAGCCTTGGTAGGAGATTCAAGTCTCAGCGGCGTAACGGAATCACCGAGGAATCCTGAGCCTCCTCCTCATCGGGCCTCATGGCGGCCATCCGGCACTGCCCTTCGAAGAGGACACCGTCGTCGAGGACTACGACGGGGGCTTCGATGTTGCCGAAAACTCGAGCCTCCCCCTTGAGCTCTACGCGGTCGCTGGCCAGGACGTTGCCCACTACCTCACCCCAGATCACCACCGACCCCGCCCGGATGGTAGCGTTGGCGACGGCTTTCTCCCCGATGATGAGCTCATCCGTGGTCGTGATCTCGCCATGGAACTTGCCATTCAGCAGGACAGTTCCAGTGCCGGTGAACGTGTACTTCCCCTCAATCTCGGAGCCCTCGCCGATGAAGGCCATGATCCCGGTCTGATTGGCTGCGGGCTTACGCGAATTCCACA from Candidatus Methylomirabilota bacterium carries:
- a CDS encoding polymer-forming cytoskeletal protein is translated as MAFIGEGSEIEGKYTFTGTGTVLLNGKFHGEITTTDELIIGEKAVANATIRAGSVVIWGEVVGNVLASDRVELKGEARVFGNIEAPVVVLDDGVLFEGQCRMAAMRPDEEEAQDSSVIPLRR